The following are from one region of the Bos mutus isolate GX-2022 chromosome 18, NWIPB_WYAK_1.1, whole genome shotgun sequence genome:
- the CD177 gene encoding CD177 antigen, translated as MSPALLLALLGITLALPGARALNCYSGVAETIKNVSEQPFRWTTSQVNCGEGLGCQEMVLITQNDPLLYLVLIKGCTQAANQEARVTDHRAGPGLSIVSYTRVCRENLCNDLSTSLPLWTPLRPTVPGSVRCPVCLSREGCLSAPEMTCPAKSSHCYNGVLQLTAGDPPGGSSTSILKVQGCVSQAGCNLLNGTQEVGPISLWETCIPKGALTCYRGIMLQMSPNLSQDPVDWSTTTEQQCNPGEVCQETLLLIDVGPRSILLGSKGCSQVNIQGDFMHSRPPGVLVASYARVCSSDYCNSAASSSVLVNALPRPAPPAPGHLQCPVCLALGSCSQSSNVMCPKGTSHCYKGQIFLRGGGLTAPVDIQGCVAHPSSTLLGRRWSIGVFTVTETREGGAEVDEPLISSGAAPGPSLAWAVGLALALWCGAPSLLTLFPQDP; from the exons ATGAGCCCTGCCCTGCTGCTGGCCCTGCTGGGCATCACCCTCGCCCTGCCCG GAGCGAGGGCCTTGAACTGCTACTCGGGGGTAGCGGAGACCATAAAGAATGTATCGGAACAGCCCTTTCGGTGGACGACTTCCCAAGTGAACTGTGGAGAAGGTTTGGGCTGCCAGGAAATGGTGTTGATCACCCAGAACG ACCCCCTCCTGTACCTGGTGCTCATCAAGGGCTGCACCCAGGCAGCCAATCAGGAGGCCCGCGTCACCGACCACAGGGCAGGCCCCGGCCTGTCCATCGTCTCCTACACCCGGGTATGCCGGGAGAATCTGTGCAACGATCTCAGCACCAGCCTCCCTCTCTGGACCCCGCTCCGACCCACAG TCCCAGGTTCTGTGCGGTGTCCAGTCTGCTTGTCTAGAGAAGGCTGTCTGTCGGCCCCAGAGATGACCTGCCCGGCCAAGAGCTCACACTGCTACAATGGGGTCCTCCAGCTCACTGCTGGTGACCCACCGGGAG GGAGCAGCACCAGCATACTCAAAGTCCAAGGATGCGTTTCTCAAGCAGGCTGCAACCTGCTGAATGGGACCCAGGAAGTCGGGCCCATCAGCCTGTGGGAGACTTGCATTCCTAAAG GTGCTCTGACCTGTTATCGGGGTATCATGCTGCAGATGTCTCCAAACCTGAGCCAGGACCCTGTCGATTGGTCCACAACTACGGAGCAGCAGTGTAACCCTGGGGAGGTGTGTCAGGAGACCCTTCTGCTCATAGATGTAG GACCCAGGTCGATCCTGCTGGGGAGCAAAGGCTGCAGCCAGGTCAATATCCAGGGTGACTTCATGCACTCGAGGCCCCCCGGAGTGCTGGTCGCCTCCTATGCCCGGGTCTGCTCCTCCGACTACTGCAACTCGGCTGCCAGCAGCAGCGTCCTGGTCAATGCCCTCCCTCGTCCAG CCCCCCCGGCCCCAGGACACCTGCAATGTCCCGTCTGTCTGGCCCTTGGATCCTGCTCACAAAGCTCTAACGTGATGTGTCCTAAGGGCACCAGTCACTGTTACAAGGGTCAGATTTTTCTCCGGGGAG GTGGGTTGACCGCCCCAGTGGACATCCAGGGCTGCGTGGCCCACCCTTCCAGCACCTTGTTGGGCCGTAGGTGGAGTATCGGGGTCTTCACTGTGACTGAGACCCGTGAGGGTGGCGCTGAGGTGGATGAGCCTCTAATCTCAAGTGGAGCTGCCCCTGGCCCTTCCCTGGCTTGGGCAGTGGGGCTGGCCCTAGCCCTTTGGTGTGGGGCTCCCTCCTTGCTGACCTTGTTCCCCCAGGATCCTTAG